In Mytilus edulis chromosome 6, xbMytEdul2.2, whole genome shotgun sequence, the following proteins share a genomic window:
- the LOC139526765 gene encoding uncharacterized protein, whose product MTTDQFLLGFRRFVARCGIPKQIISGKALQDKAASNVVQQEWKKVLCDSDIQNYVSNKGISWKFIVDLAPWMGGFYERLVGLAKRSLRKTIGKVCLNVEQLRTLLTEVEAVVNSRPLEYIGEDIDSHIMLTPSCFLTLNKHTGMPERIDNDEDPEYKPQFKFN is encoded by the coding sequence ATGACTACCGATCAATTTTTACTTGGATTCCGAAGATTTGTTGCCCGTTGTGGaattccaaaacaaattatttcaggTAAAGCTCTACAGGATAAAGCTGCAAGTAATGTAGTACAACAGGAATGGAAAAAGGTTCTTTGTGATTCGGACATTCAAAACTATGTGTCTAACAAGGGCATAAGTTGGAAATTCATAGTAGACTTAGCCCCTTGGATGGGTGGTTTTTACGAGAGACTAGTTGGACTTGCAAAGCGTTCATTGCGAAAAACCATAGGAAAGGTTTGTTTGAACGTTGAACAATTACGAACACTTTTAACTGAAGTTGAAGCCGTGGTAAATAGTAGACCGTTAGAATACATTGGTGAGGATATTGACTCTCATATTATGTTAACACCGTCTTGTTTCCTCACTCTTAATAAACACACCGGAATGCCAGAGCGAATCGATAATGATGAAGATCCAGAATATAAACCACAGTTTAAGTTCAACTGA